Proteins encoded together in one Lepisosteus oculatus isolate fLepOcu1 chromosome 2, fLepOcu1.hap2, whole genome shotgun sequence window:
- the LOC102695119 gene encoding activin receptor type-1C isoform X2: MRTVLVLLVLASIAVQSEGLKCHTCVAANEEECNRQGSQNCPQYADACSTITGPNTVMKSCSYKSFCDKAHQSNSGVKMDCCFSDDCNGPPKGRSASQGGRNAGSDLHCSPTLMLGVLLVKLLFSKL; encoded by the exons ATGAGGACGGTCTTGGTTTTGCTAGTCTTGGCCTCCATCGCAGTCCAGA GCGAGGGGCTGAAATGCCACACCTGTGTGGCGGCGAACGAAGAGGAATGTAACCGGCAAGGCTCACAGAACTGCCCGCAGTATGCAGATGCCTGCTCCACCATCACGGGGCCCA ACACCGTCATGAAGTCCTGCTCCTACAAGTCCTTCTGCGACAAAGCGCACCAGAGCAACTCGGGCGTTAAGATGGACTGCTGCTTCTCTGATGACTGCAACGGGCCGCCCAAGGGCCGCAGTGCCAGCCAAGGGGGTCGCAATGCGGGCTCTGACCTGCACTGCAGCCCCACCCTCATGCTTGGGGTGCTGTTGGTCAAGCTGCTCTTCAGCAAACTCTAA
- the LOC102695119 gene encoding uncharacterized protein isoform X1, whose translation MRTVLVLLVLASIAVQIVSSCSVCKGEGLKCHTCVAANEEECNRQGSQNCPQYADACSTITGPNTVMKSCSYKSFCDKAHQSNSGVKMDCCFSDDCNGPPKGRSASQGGRNAGSDLHCSPTLMLGVLLVKLLFSKL comes from the exons ATGAGGACGGTCTTGGTTTTGCTAGTCTTGGCCTCCATCGCAGTCCAGA TTGTCTCTTCTTGTTCGGTTTGTAAAGGCGAGGGGCTGAAATGCCACACCTGTGTGGCGGCGAACGAAGAGGAATGTAACCGGCAAGGCTCACAGAACTGCCCGCAGTATGCAGATGCCTGCTCCACCATCACGGGGCCCA ACACCGTCATGAAGTCCTGCTCCTACAAGTCCTTCTGCGACAAAGCGCACCAGAGCAACTCGGGCGTTAAGATGGACTGCTGCTTCTCTGATGACTGCAACGGGCCGCCCAAGGGCCGCAGTGCCAGCCAAGGGGGTCGCAATGCGGGCTCTGACCTGCACTGCAGCCCCACCCTCATGCTTGGGGTGCTGTTGGTCAAGCTGCTCTTCAGCAAACTCTAA